One region of Streptococcus salivarius genomic DNA includes:
- the gatC gene encoding Asp-tRNA(Asn)/Glu-tRNA(Gln) amidotransferase subunit GatC, giving the protein MKITQEEVTHVANLSKLKFSPEETAEFATTLSKIVDMVELLEEVDTTGVAPTTTMADRKTVLRPDVAEKGNDRDRLFKNVPEKDNYYIKVPAILEDGGDA; this is encoded by the coding sequence ATGAAAATTACGCAAGAAGAGGTAACCCACGTTGCCAATCTTTCAAAATTGAAATTCTCTCCAGAAGAGACAGCTGAGTTTGCGACAACCTTGTCTAAAATTGTCGACATGGTGGAATTGTTGGAAGAAGTGGACACAACAGGTGTTGCCCCAACAACGACCATGGCTGACCGCAAGACCGTATTGCGTCCGGATGTTGCTGAAAAAGGGAATGACCGTGACCGCTTGTTTAAAAATGTACCTGAAAAAGATAACTATTACATCAAGGTACCAGCTATCCTAGAAGATGGAGGAGATGCCTAA